The region GTGAGAAGCTGAGTCAGGGTCGCTCTGACACTCGGCACCGTCGCTCCTCGCATGAGCCGCAATAACTTTATCTCTGATAATCAATCCCAGAGTGGCGAGGCTGGAGGAGATCCAGTCAGCGAGAGCGTGATGATAGAATGAGATGAGAAAGGAGGCTGGACCGGCTCCTCAGATCAGACATCAGAGGAGTCGAGAAACATCAGCAGAAGAACAGTGAACGTGTCATTTTCCTCTAAAAACAGCCGCAGTAACTGAACTGCGGTCCACCCTGATGTCGCCCACAACAAATTGTGAAACCACACGGAACTAACACCAGCACCTGTTGAGTGGAACCTAAAGACTCCGGTTCTGCCAGTTCAGatcagaagagaaaaacaggGAACAAACAGGTTTCATCAGAATATCCCTATGCGAGACTGAAAGACCGGCGTGGTTACCCAGACAGACCCGATCAGGTCTCATCTTCATAAATTCAGCCAGAACCTTCTCATTTCAGCATACAGAAATCTATATGTCAACAATTATTGTTGCTTTTCAGAAATATCCTCCGTGACTGGTTGATTGAAGGTTCTGCTATAAGTTACTGACTGATCAGGTCCAGAGCTTACCGCTGAAGCTATTGGACCAATACTGTCACCTGGAGGATTTACTTATTATTGAAATGTTATCTCTAAGACGTGGAAACTCCTTCAAACCAGTAGATGGCAGCAGTACAATAATAAGTTCAAATCAGACGAAGAAGAGACAAAACGTCCCTTGACTGATGACGTTGCGTGACGTATTTTCACCGCGTCAGGGAGGGCGGTTTGAAAGCAAAGAGGTGGTAAACATGACCGAAATAAACAATTAGCAATCAcgaaagcagttttttttcagTAAGGTTGGCAAAATTTAAGAGTAATCATTAATGAATCGCTGTTTATTTGATTACGATACTGTCGTCAACAGCGTGACGCCGGAaagttagctagctagctaaaaCTTTCTGTTCCGTTACAATTTGAACCAATTTACCAAATAAAGGCCGCCTAAAAATTAGACAGCGCCTAAAAATGGCGAGTGTGCACGAAAGTCTGTACTTTAACCCGATGATGACGAACGGAGTGGTCCACGCCAACGTGTTCGGTACCAAAGATTGGGTGACACCGTACAAAATCTCGGTTCTGGCGCTGCTGTACGACATGGCGGTGTCCAAGATTAGCCTGCCGGAGAGGAGGCGGCTCAACAAGCTCATCCTGCCGCTGCAACAGGTCAGTCTGAGCCGCAGTTTCTGACGGCAATCCTCCCAGACACCTCGGTTAACGTGCTTTCTGTCGGATCAGGGTCCGGACCAGAGTTTGGGTCATTTCCTGAACACTGTGGATGAATGCTGCCCTCAGACTGCCTATGCTGTTAAACTCAGGTAATCTGACACTCGGATTAGCGATGGGTTGATCATCATCAGCGTTTGGTGAAGATATTAGCTAACATCAGCTCCTGGTTTTGCTTTCAAGGTTGCGTGAGATGGCAGAAGGTGAGCTCAAAGATATGGAGTTATTCTTTTCCACCCTCCAGACTCCTTTAACTGCATTTGAATCGGAGGCCTacaaaaccagtgttgttggTGGGTTTTTAACCATCGGAATGATCCTGGCCTGTGATCGGTCTGGGTTTTTCGGTAATCCGTTTTGTCATTTCAGGTCTTTTTATGAGACACATGCTGCTGGCGTACAACAAGCTGTCTTTCAGTCAGGTCTTCAAGCTGTACCAGTCTCTGCTGCAGTATTATTACAGCCCGTTCCCCAAACCTGCTGACGGTCGGGGGGGTCTGCCGGCACTGGTTGCTGATGACTCTGACATGGACCTGACCAGCACCGAGGACACTGTTGGAGACAGGATGGACAAAGAGGAGTTGGACAGCTCGCTGGATGAATCGGAGCTGCAGTGAGTCTCGTGCTGTTAACGTAGGGTTGTGCTGGATGTCATGGCAACAGTTACGTTGGGAAGAATTAAATGTTCATCCATTGTTCTGTTTCAGAAATGACAGTCCGAGCAGCGGCCCTCTGTCGCAGAAACAAGCTGAATATTTCCTGGCAAGACAGGTGAGACTGTTGGCACGTTCACACCTAAAGTGACAGACaagaggaaacatttaaaaacccCTGATGTCGGTTTCACACGTGGTCCTTTATGTATCTGTAATCGGTAACAATACAAAACTTCAAGATGTAAGACAGCATGTTTGGAAAATTTTAGAGGTATACCTGAATTCTCTGTGTGTAGATTGTGATCGTGCAACAAGCAGCCACCAGGTTTAGAAAAGTTCAGGTCGTGTTTACGCTCCGCTGATGGTCAGAAGGTGTCAGTAAATGAAGAACTAcaggctgtttgtgtttgtctttgctctTCAGGCGTATCTCCTGAAGAACGACGAGAACAAAGCTCTGAAGCCAGCAGAGCTTCAGAAGGAGCTCAACAACATGCTGAAGTTTAACCCCGACTTCTCGGAGGCGGTGAGGTTTTGCACGCGATGCCTGTCGTGTGTTGAAGAGGAGGCACATTCCTCACTGTCTCTCTcgcattttccttcttttcagcACTACCTGAACTACCTGAACAGCCTGAGGGTCCAGgacatcttcctctctgcccaCAGCCTCCTGCACTACTTTGACCGACTTATCTTATCTGGAAACGAAGGGAAGGGTAACGGCGACGACGGTTATGGCCGAAGTCTCCGATACGCCGCTCTCAACTTGGCGAGTCTGCACTGTCGCTTCGGACACTAGTGAGTAACACCATACGCACACATTCAACGGTGGAGAAGGTTGAAAACATGGCCGCCTGTTCCTCTTCAGTCAGCAGGCTGACTTGGCTCTGCAGGAGGCAATCCGCATCGCGCAGGAGTCCAACGACCACGTTTGTTTACAGCACTGCCTGGTAACGCCTGTTTCTCAGCTGGTTCTGCTCATCTAAGCTGCTGTTGACTTAAACTTGTCCTCCATGTCTGCGTCAGAGTTGGCTCTACACTCTGGAGCAGATGAGAGGGTTCGACAGCAGCATCTTAACCGAGGACTCCGTCACAATGGCCGTCCACTTCTGCCTGCCGGTCAGTTCTGTCCCAACTGCAACACACTAGCTGGGGGTGATGATGTGATGCTGCAGCCATATTATTGCAGTTCAAAGCTGTAAATCTGCTTCCAGTGGTTCGTTAAAGATGCACACAGGATGCATTTAGATGTCTCATTGATACTttccctgctctgctgcagtaCCTGGCATCTCTGGGTATTCAGGCtctggtccagcagggggtgacGCAGGGGAAAGTAGCACATAAGTTGATGGACGCTCTGAAGGACACCGATATCCTGCACTGGAAACACAGCCTGTCGGAGCTGATTGAGATCAGCCTGGCCCAGAGCACCTCCATCTGGAGGATGTATGGCAAAAGGTCAGACGCACGCTCACACGTGACGGCACGCACAGCATTCGTGTCATATCAAAATGAGAAATTCTGGTTCTGTGCAGTACCATGGCTCTGCAGCAGGCCCAGTTGCTCCTGCACATGAGCAGCCTGGAACCCGTCAACTTCGGGGTCCATCAGAACAACACGGAGGCATTCGCCGTGGTTCTGTGTCACCTGGCTGAGCTGCACGCTGAACAGGTAAAGTGGCCTGTTTGATCCGGTCCAAAACCATCAACCGCGGTGGCCAAACAAggttctgttctgtttcaggGTCTGTACAGCGCCGTCTCGGAGCTTCTGCAGCACCTGAAGGAGCAGTTTCCTCCTCACTCTCAAAACGCCAAGGTGAGTTCTGTCGGTCTGAGATGGACCACAGCAGAACCTGCCAGAGGAATCCGACTTCATAACCGGACCACAGACAAAATTTCAAGATTTGCTGATTTTTTCTTGCTTCCAGCTGTGGATGTTGTGTGAGCTGAAGATCCAGTTTGAGCGGCACATGAATGAGGGGAAATATCACCTGGCCGAGCCGCTGATCACGGCCATCTGCGCCTTAAACAAGACCGAGGGTCTGTTCAGGTACGCCTGTTCTGAGCCCATTTCTGAACATCTCACACCTGCTcacgctggaggagctgaaacgTCGTGTCTACTGACAGGAAAGCTCTGGTTCTGAAGGCTCTCAACCGGACCAGCGAGGCATACAGCGTTCTTCAGTGGCTGCAGGGTCACTGTGAGACGACGGCAAAAGTAGAGCTGGTCATCAGGTTCGGTCATGTGATCTCACTACTGCAGAATCCCTCCGGATggttttaactgtttttttgtTCATAGAAAAATCCTAAAAGCAGGTGATAAATATTTGTAAAGAGGTGCGCATCACTGTCTTTCCTGTCCCGTTGCAGGGTTCTGTTGGTCACGGCTCAGCTCCACTGGGGCTCTTCAGGCTTCTCCACAGCTCTGCCGCTCCTCCTGCAAGCCCTCGCCCGGGCTCAACAGCACCACCTACAGGCGCTGGCCTCTGAAACCATCCTCCACCTGACCTTCACTCAGGTAACGTCTGATTTTAAAAGAgaatgagaaaaatgttgtttaatCTGAATAATCCTCATTGTAATCAGACAATTCAGAGTGAAAAACAGCCTTTAAGGAATGTAAACAGATCctgaaagaagctgctgcctgttgtAGAGTATTTCAGGTTATTGAGCCACTGATTCGTTTGTGATTGATGGTGTTTGGTTGTGTCCTACAGCTGATGTTGGGGGTTCCTGAACAGGCGCTGAACATCCTGCACGAAGCCATCGAGACGGTTCTGGCTCACGGTAGCGTCATGGATAAAGGGCGAGCTCTGATGCTGATGGCGCGCTGTCAACTGGCAGCGGCCGGCTTCAGCTCAGACGCTCCCAGTCACCCAGGTAACCGCCGCCGCCCCAAACACTGGCCCGTGTCTCTCGCAGGGTTCGTATGGTCATGGAAAACTGGGGAAAGTTATggaaattaaaaatgcattttctagGCCCTTGAAAGGTTTAAGTAAAATAATCTTTTCTGTAAAGTTTTGTGATGGAAACATTGCCTGGATAATATTTAGAATTcattaaagataaataaaagggTGTGACGATTAAAATTTAAAGTAAACTTTGGCTACTGAAAGACTCTGACCACGGATCGGACTTTTTGGGGCGCTCCTCATGCTGATATAGCTGAAAAAGTGAGTTTAGTTTATGATGGTGCAACAACCAGAGCAGAAGTGGTTTCTGAGAGGGGACAAAAAGGATCGATGTGACTTTATACCAGGAAAGGACATTACCAAGATGAAGTCAGTTAAGAGGCGCGACAGCAATGTTTCAGATGATGACCCAGTGAAAGGTTATGGAGAGGTCATTGAACGCTGATgctgtgtttctcctgcagacGTGGTGGAACAGGCCATGAACTCGCTGAAGGAGGCCGCCACCTACTTCTCTCGACTGAACTGTAAGGAGCGTTTGCGGGATGTCCACTACCTGCAGGCCAAGCTGCATCGCTCGCTGGGTCAGACCTCCCAATGTAACCGGAGCGCCATGCTGTTCCgcctgctggaccaggagctgcagacgccggcccctcccctctccatgcGACTGTGAGGAGGCCTGCCGCTCACCACTAGAGGGGGCTGGGGATCCCTGGGGCTCGGGACACGAGACAATCCAAACGTGGTCAGATTCACCTTCGCCAACCCCGATGTTCAACATGAGGTTCACCAGCAGGTGTCTCGATCCACCAGATTCACAGGTTGAACCAGCCTGCCAAGAGCTTCAAAGCTTATCAGCGGCTGTTCCCACTGCTCCATGATGGATGAGGGCATTACCGCTGTTGGCTGCAAGATGGATGTGTTTCAGTGGTCCGGGTGATTCTTGCCTGCAGGAAGAATACTGATGATGCTGGAGCGGCGAGGA is a window of Takifugu flavidus isolate HTHZ2018 chromosome 5, ASM371156v2, whole genome shotgun sequence DNA encoding:
- the anapc5 gene encoding anaphase-promoting complex subunit 5, translated to MASVHESLYFNPMMTNGVVHANVFGTKDWVTPYKISVLALLYDMAVSKISLPERRRLNKLILPLQQGPDQSLGHFLNTVDECCPQTAYAVKLRLREMAEGELKDMELFFSTLQTPLTAFESEAYKTSVVGLFMRHMLLAYNKLSFSQVFKLYQSLLQYYYSPFPKPADGRGGLPALVADDSDMDLTSTEDTVGDRMDKEELDSSLDESELQNDSPSSGPLSQKQAEYFLARQAYLLKNDENKALKPAELQKELNNMLKFNPDFSEAHYLNYLNSLRVQDIFLSAHSLLHYFDRLILSGNEGKGNGDDGYGRSLRYAALNLASLHCRFGHYQQADLALQEAIRIAQESNDHVCLQHCLSWLYTLEQMRGFDSSILTEDSVTMAVHFCLPYLASLGIQALVQQGVTQGKVAHKLMDALKDTDILHWKHSLSELIEISLAQSTSIWRMYGKSTMALQQAQLLLHMSSLEPVNFGVHQNNTEAFAVVLCHLAELHAEQGLYSAVSELLQHLKEQFPPHSQNAKLWMLCELKIQFERHMNEGKYHLAEPLITAICALNKTEGLFRKALVLKALNRTSEAYSVLQWLQGHCETTAKVELVIRVLLVTAQLHWGSSGFSTALPLLLQALARAQQHHLQALASETILHLTFTQLMLGVPEQALNILHEAIETVLAHGSVMDKGRALMLMARCQLAAAGFSSDAPSHPDVVEQAMNSLKEAATYFSRLNCKERLRDVHYLQAKLHRSLGQTSQCNRSAMLFRLLDQELQTPAPPLSMRL